The DNA region TTCACAGCTGCTCAGACAATTTGTCAGGAACATGAAACAAGAGGATGCGCAGATGTTACTGGTAAGTCTGACATTGAAGATGAAGTAGATGCTTCATTAAATGGTGCTACAGCTGGTTATGACTGGGATATAACAGTTGATCAGAATATCGTTACAGCAGCAGCTACTATTACAAACGGCTGGCAGGGTGGTTACCCGAATCCATGCCCGAATACAGTAACAACTAAGCAGTCTCTTGGAACTGCTTTAGCAAATGCTGCAAGCGGTAACACAGCTTCAACTTGGGGTAAATAATTATATTGGTTTATCATAAATCTGAATAGTTAAAATCGGAGGACAGAACTAATACTTCTGTCCTCTTTGTGTTTTAACACGATTCATAATAACGCACTGAATAAATTAATGAGAGGCTGGTATTTATTAAAACAACATATTCCTTAAAAACTTTTTTCAGAATCTTTTTCATCAGTTTCATTTCAATGCTCATCATTCTTATCCCCAACACGATAACAAATCATGGCTTTTTTCTGTATGCAGGCGACTATGCGTTTCAGGAGATCCCATTTTATTATCATGCATCTGATTACGTTAAAAATAATACAATAGGATGGGACTGGCAGACTGATCTTGGATCTGATTTTCTGACCTCATACGGTTTTTACCTGATTGGCAGCGTTTTTTTCTGGATCGTTTCAAGATTATCCGGAATGACAGTGGTTTATGCGATGCCTGTAATGCTTGCCTTTAAAACAGCAGTTGGCGCGCTGGGTGCTTATTTATATATTTCCCGTTACGTGAAAAAAGAAGAAGCTGTTTTTATCGGGGCGTATATGTATGCGTTTTCCGGATTTCAAATGACAAGTCTTGTGTTTAACCATTTTCATGATGTTACTGCTCTGTTTCCTTTTCTGCTTTTATCTTTTGACCTTCTTGTTACAGAGAATAAAAAAGTGTTCTTTGCGATTATGGTTGCAGTCACAGCAGCTACTAATTATTTTTTCTTTTTTGGAATAGCTGTTTTTGTAATTATTTATTATGTGGTCAGATGTACCGTGAAAGATTTCATCTTTTCCATAAAAAATTTTTTCAACATAGTTCTGGAGGCAATTATAGGTGTTTCATGTGCGGCAATAATACTTGTTCCTACAGTTTTATTACTTCATTCATCAGAAAGAGTAGGTGAAACATTATACGGTGTTGATCTTGTTTCATATAATGACAATACTATAATTCCGAAAATACTTCAGAGCTTATTCCTTATTCCTGATCCTTCTTCAGGAGGAATGCTTTTTAAATCTCAGGACAATACACATAACTGGGCTTCAATTTCGTTATATCTGCCACTGTTTACGATAACAGGTGTTGCCGCTTTTCTGAAAACAAACAAAAAAAGCTGGGTTTCCTGCATTTTAAAAGTGTGCATTATAATTGCTTTAGTACCTGGACTTAACAGCATCTTTTCAATGTTTAATTCTTCTTACTATGCCAGATGGTATTACATGCCTGTCCTTATAATGTGTCTTGCGACTGCTAAATCACTGGAGTCTGGCTATGATTTAAGCATTGGTATAAAAACAGAAGCTGCAGCCCTGGTCATACTTGCCGTTATTTTTTGTCTGCCTAATAAAGTGATCAAACAATCAGAACGTCTTAGTGTTGCTTTAGGAAAAAAAGAAAACATAGAAACGGAGATAAAGTGGTTTAAGTTTTCTGATACACCTGTATTGTTCTGGCAGTGCATGGCTTTTTCAGTGATTTTTCTGCTTGTAATTTTTGTTTATGAACATGAACGAAAAAAACCTGGGACTTTAAAGAAAATATCGGCAGTGCTGGTTGCTTTAAACATTATAAATTTCATAATTTTCATAAACAGTACCATATCGGAAACAAGGTTTGACTCAGAAGAAGTTCACGATTCTTTCATTGCATACGAACCGCAGATAAATGATGATGATATTTACAGAATAGCGCATGCTTCCTCTAACAGCAATGTTAATTATGGTATGGTCTGGGATTATATGAATGCAGGTTGTTTTAACAGTGTTGAGGCAAATGAAATAAATGACTTTTATTATAATGTTAAAGGAATTAAGCGAAATATGATGAGCAGCTATGAGAGTGAAGACTATCCAGCGTACAGTTTGCTTTCTGTTAAGTATATTTTTAATCTGAGTACTGGTGATGATCTGAATGTTGAGATAAAACCGGTAAAGCTTCCAGGCTGTTCGCTTTATGATAAACAGCAGTGCTATTATATTTATAAGAACGATTGTTACATTCCTTTCGGTTTCATGTATGATTACTGCATTGATGACAAAACGCTTGAAGGATATCTGGATGAAAACATTACTGAAAATAAATATCAGTACAAACAATTCGCTATGCTTCGTGCTCTTGTTCTTGATAATGAAGATATTGATGAATACAGAGATTATATTAAGCCTTTGCCGGCTTCAATGCTTGAGGATCTTGACGAAGAAACTTATTATTCGGACTGTGAAGACAGAAGATCAGAGTCCTGTTCCTCGTTTGAGTACGATTCAAAGGGCTATCATGCT from Ruminococcus sp. HUN007 includes:
- a CDS encoding prepilin-type N-terminal cleavage/methylation domain-containing protein; this translates as MKKNYKGFTLIELIVVIAIIGVLAAILVPAMMGWVRKAAINSANANAKSVFTAAQTICQEHETRGCADVTGKSDIEDEVDASLNGATAGYDWDITVDQNIVTAAATITNGWQGGYPNPCPNTVTTKQSLGTALANAASGNTASTWGK
- a CDS encoding YfhO family protein is translated as MSFISMLIILIPNTITNHGFFLYAGDYAFQEIPFYYHASDYVKNNTIGWDWQTDLGSDFLTSYGFYLIGSVFFWIVSRLSGMTVVYAMPVMLAFKTAVGALGAYLYISRYVKKEEAVFIGAYMYAFSGFQMTSLVFNHFHDVTALFPFLLLSFDLLVTENKKVFFAIMVAVTAATNYFFFFGIAVFVIIYYVVRCTVKDFIFSIKNFFNIVLEAIIGVSCAAIILVPTVLLLHSSERVGETLYGVDLVSYNDNTIIPKILQSLFLIPDPSSGGMLFKSQDNTHNWASISLYLPLFTITGVAAFLKTNKKSWVSCILKVCIIIALVPGLNSIFSMFNSSYYARWYYMPVLIMCLATAKSLESGYDLSIGIKTEAAALVILAVIFCLPNKVIKQSERLSVALGKKENIETEIKWFKFSDTPVLFWQCMAFSVIFLLVIFVYEHERKKPGTLKKISAVLVALNIINFIIFINSTISETRFDSEEVHDSFIAYEPQINDDDIYRIAHASSNSNVNYGMVWDYMNAGCFNSVEANEINDFYYNVKGIKRNMMSSYESEDYPAYSLLSVKYIFNLSTGDDLNVEIKPVKLPGCSLYDKQQCYYIYKNDCYIPFGFMYDYCIDDKTLEGYLDENITENKYQYKQFAMLRALVLDNEDIDEYRDYIKPLPASMLEDLDEETYYSDCEDRRSESCSSFEYDSKGYHAQINTDRKGLVFFSVPCSEGWNAKVNGADVKVIKAHYGLTAVTVEPGENDIEFFYETPGLAEGKKISFVSLSVLVIYSLAVVIQYRRRETVRKAAEV